A genome region from Flavobacterium sp. CFS9 includes the following:
- a CDS encoding sensor histidine kinase, with translation MNEIRKLKFDIKLKNHVWFWSCYFTLNFLRWGAYFNDYSYSFKSNLIEFSLHIPLVYFNLFVLVPRLVLKQKYIQYTFSMVASLLAIYLIKTGLTYYIISENIWPEANREYHTFDINHVLAVCIGELYVVAMASSVYLTLTWLRERERNRSLRENQFKIKLKYLENQIQPHFFFNTLNNLYALSLESSDKVPDVILKLSNLMEYVLYDVKGTKSVPLIKEIDYIQNYIEIEKLRFENVEVTINLESNIEDIVVPPLIFISLVENAFKHGGVNNNNIKIKINCKVIDNKMLDFEILNNFVISQNLNSKGGIGLANTKKRLKLIYKNDFSLKNTIKLNYYIIRLQIPLNNEN, from the coding sequence TTGAACGAAATACGAAAATTGAAATTTGACATTAAACTTAAAAATCATGTTTGGTTTTGGAGCTGCTATTTTACTCTTAACTTTTTAAGATGGGGAGCCTACTTTAATGACTACTCCTATTCGTTCAAATCAAACCTGATCGAATTCTCTTTACACATTCCATTAGTCTATTTTAATTTATTTGTACTGGTTCCTCGTCTGGTGCTAAAACAAAAGTACATTCAGTACACCTTTTCGATGGTTGCAAGCCTGTTGGCTATCTATTTAATAAAAACCGGTCTTACCTATTATATTATATCCGAAAATATATGGCCGGAAGCGAACCGTGAATATCACACCTTCGACATTAACCACGTACTGGCAGTCTGCATCGGAGAATTGTATGTTGTTGCCATGGCATCGTCTGTTTACCTAACACTAACCTGGTTGCGAGAACGGGAAAGAAACCGATCATTAAGAGAAAATCAGTTTAAGATCAAACTAAAATATTTGGAAAATCAAATTCAGCCTCATTTCTTTTTTAATACATTGAATAACCTCTATGCTTTGTCACTTGAATCTTCAGATAAAGTTCCGGACGTAATCTTAAAACTGTCCAATTTGATGGAGTATGTTTTGTATGATGTCAAAGGAACTAAATCTGTTCCCTTGATTAAAGAAATTGATTATATTCAAAATTATATCGAAATCGAGAAGTTACGTTTTGAAAATGTTGAAGTTACAATCAACCTGGAATCGAATATCGAGGATATTGTAGTGCCTCCGTTAATCTTTATTTCATTGGTAGAAAATGCCTTTAAACATGGCGGAGTCAATAACAACAACATAAAGATCAAAATCAACTGTAAAGTTATCGACAATAAAATGTTAGATTTTGAAATCTTAAATAATTTTGTAATTTCACAAAATCTTAACTCGAAAGGTGGTATTGGCCTGGCAAATACCAAAAAAAGATTAAAACTGATTTACAAAAACGATTTTAGTCTGAAAAACACAATCAAATTAAATTACTATATAATCCGTTTGCAAATACCTCTTAATAATGAAAATTAA
- a CDS encoding LytR/AlgR family response regulator transcription factor, producing MKIKCVLVDDEPLAIKVLQNYFTNFTDFEIIGTFNNSLEALDFINSTTVDAVFLDINMPMMTGFELISLIENKTKVIITTAFREFAAESYDLDVLDYLVKPIPLPRFIKCINKITTEYNLKNNIKVETVKGDSHIFIKVDKKMMKINIEEILFVEGMKEYIKVVTSDKTYITHKSLTSLSEELPADRFLRIHKSYVIALNKVKSIEGNRIQIQSYTIPIGRNYSKEVKNKILE from the coding sequence ATGAAAATTAAATGTGTGTTGGTTGATGATGAGCCTTTAGCAATCAAAGTCCTGCAAAATTATTTTACCAATTTTACAGATTTTGAAATAATTGGCACATTTAATAATTCTTTGGAAGCGCTTGATTTTATAAACAGTACCACTGTCGATGCTGTATTCTTAGACATCAACATGCCTATGATGACAGGATTCGAACTTATCAGTCTGATCGAAAACAAAACCAAAGTCATTATTACAACTGCCTTTAGAGAATTTGCCGCCGAAAGCTACGACTTGGATGTTCTGGATTATTTAGTAAAACCAATCCCACTGCCAAGATTTATAAAGTGCATTAATAAAATCACCACAGAATACAATTTAAAAAACAATATTAAAGTCGAAACCGTAAAAGGAGACTCTCATATTTTTATTAAAGTCGATAAAAAAATGATGAAAATTAATATTGAAGAAATTCTGTTTGTCGAAGGCATGAAAGAATATATAAAAGTAGTGACTTCGGACAAAACTTATATCACACATAAATCTCTAACTTCTTTATCAGAAGAACTACCGGCTGACCGATTCCTGCGCATTCACAAATCATACGTAATTGCACTCAACAAAGTGAAATCCATCGAGGGTAATCGTATTCAGATACAATCCTACACCATTCCAATTGGAAGAAACTACAGCAAAGAAGTAAAAAACAAAATTCTGGAATAA
- a CDS encoding MFS transporter: MSSENVQTKWGQFISLIIVFFFWGFVGSANDILIPVFKKVFTLSQVQSQLVAWAFYAAYFVGSLIFFLVSLKLDVLQKFGYKKTLSAGLLLSAVGSFLFVPAASMESFPFFLTALFTVGLGFSIQQIVANPLAIKMGSPTTGAHRLTLAGGINSFGTTIGAILLGIALFGMGDNKKTALSLEDIKLPFIILGLAFIIVAVFMNFSKIEDPAKEDEEEVKVAHEKFNILDYPQLYLGMLGIFIYVGTEVTIISNLPALLHTHEFGNILEDAIAPFIALYWGSLMIGRWNGGVNVFNTSNLVNTALKFIVPAAAFGVIIGANVFAAHDVSSFYIYPIWILLFIAVSFVGGKNAGKTLMLFGISGVLMMLAGLVWPDPQIAKFFFISGGLFLSIMWPSIFDLAIAGLGKNTGKASSFLIMMILGGGVIPLIQGSICDIDLTNPNGIFGITWTHFSYIVPLLGFAYLGFYGFYCPKILKQQGINHVEGGGGGH, encoded by the coding sequence ATGAGTTCAGAAAATGTTCAAACCAAATGGGGACAGTTTATCTCGTTGATAATTGTTTTCTTCTTTTGGGGTTTTGTTGGTTCTGCCAATGACATCCTGATTCCTGTTTTCAAGAAAGTATTCACCTTATCGCAAGTACAATCACAATTAGTAGCCTGGGCTTTTTATGCGGCGTACTTCGTAGGATCATTGATTTTCTTTCTGGTATCCCTAAAATTAGATGTTCTCCAAAAATTTGGATACAAAAAAACACTTTCTGCCGGTTTACTCTTATCTGCCGTTGGATCATTTTTATTCGTTCCCGCTGCATCAATGGAAAGCTTTCCTTTCTTCTTAACTGCTTTATTTACAGTAGGATTAGGATTCTCCATCCAGCAAATTGTTGCCAATCCTCTTGCCATTAAAATGGGAAGCCCTACAACAGGTGCACACCGTTTGACTTTAGCAGGCGGGATTAACTCTTTCGGGACTACAATTGGCGCTATCTTACTGGGAATCGCTTTATTCGGAATGGGAGACAACAAAAAAACAGCTCTTTCTTTAGAGGACATTAAACTGCCTTTTATTATTCTTGGACTTGCTTTTATCATAGTAGCCGTTTTCATGAACTTCTCCAAAATTGAAGATCCTGCAAAAGAAGACGAAGAAGAAGTTAAAGTAGCTCACGAAAAATTCAACATACTAGACTACCCACAGCTTTACCTGGGAATGTTAGGGATCTTTATCTACGTAGGTACAGAGGTAACCATTATCAGTAACCTTCCTGCTTTATTACACACACATGAATTTGGCAACATTCTGGAAGATGCTATTGCCCCATTTATAGCTCTTTACTGGGGAAGTTTAATGATCGGCCGCTGGAATGGCGGGGTTAACGTTTTCAACACTTCAAACTTAGTAAATACAGCTCTTAAATTTATTGTTCCGGCAGCCGCTTTCGGAGTAATCATTGGAGCTAATGTTTTTGCAGCGCATGACGTATCTTCTTTCTACATTTACCCAATCTGGATTTTATTATTTATAGCAGTAAGTTTTGTTGGAGGTAAAAATGCCGGTAAAACATTAATGCTTTTCGGAATTTCCGGTGTATTGATGATGTTGGCCGGATTGGTTTGGCCAGATCCGCAAATTGCTAAATTCTTCTTTATTTCAGGAGGTTTATTCTTATCTATCATGTGGCCGTCTATTTTCGATTTAGCGATTGCCGGTTTAGGTAAAAACACTGGAAAAGCATCTTCATTCTTAATCATGATGATTCTTGGAGGCGGAGTTATTCCTTTAATTCAGGGAAGCATCTGTGATATTGACCTTACAAATCCAAACGGAATTTTTGGAATTACATGGACGCACTTCTCCTACATCGTTCCTCTTCTTGGTTTTGCTTATTTAGGATTCTACGGTTTCTATTGCCCTAAAATTTTAAAACAACAAGGAATCAACCACGTTGAAGGTGGTGGCGGAGGTCACTAA
- the fsa gene encoding fructose-6-phosphate aldolase, with the protein MKFFIDTANLAQIKEAQALGVLDGVTTNPSLMAKEGITGKNNILKHYVDICNLVEGDVSAEVNALDFDGMVKEGEELAELHDQIVVKLPMTKEGVMAAKYFSDKGIKTNVTLVFSVGQAILAAKAGATYVSPFVGRLDDVSTDGLNLIEEIRLVYDNYGYETQILAASVRHTMHIVNCAKIGADVMTGPLSAIYGLLKHPLTDIGLAQFVADFEKGNK; encoded by the coding sequence ATGAAATTTTTTATTGACACGGCTAATTTAGCTCAGATTAAAGAAGCACAGGCTTTAGGAGTTTTGGATGGTGTAACCACTAACCCATCATTGATGGCTAAAGAAGGAATTACCGGAAAAAACAACATTTTGAAGCACTATGTTGATATCTGTAATTTGGTTGAAGGAGATGTAAGTGCTGAAGTAAATGCGCTGGATTTTGACGGAATGGTTAAGGAAGGTGAGGAGCTGGCTGAATTGCATGACCAAATCGTGGTAAAATTGCCTATGACGAAAGAGGGGGTTATGGCGGCAAAATATTTTTCTGATAAAGGAATTAAAACGAATGTAACTCTTGTGTTTTCAGTAGGACAAGCTATTCTGGCTGCAAAGGCTGGAGCAACTTATGTATCTCCGTTTGTGGGACGTTTAGATGATGTTTCAACTGACGGATTGAATTTAATCGAAGAGATTAGATTGGTATATGATAACTACGGTTACGAAACTCAAATTTTAGCAGCTTCTGTGCGTCACACTATGCACATTGTAAACTGTGCTAAAATTGGTGCTGATGTAATGACAGGGCCTCTTTCTGCAATTTACGGATTGTTGAAACACCCGTTAACAGATATTGGATTGGCTCAGTTTGTAGCTGATTTCGAAAAAGGAAACAAGTAG
- a CDS encoding SDR family oxidoreductase yields the protein MSKVVLITGGSSGIGKSIGEYLHQRGFVVYGTSRNPEKVQNSVFPLVALDVRNTDSIKSAVDYIIAASGRLDVVINNAGVGITGPLEEIPTEEIKNNFETNFFGPIEVMKAVLPQMRKQKSGLIINVTSIAGYMGLPYRSVYSASKGALELITEALRMEVKSFGIEITNVAPGDFATNIAAGRYHAPVVKGSAYEKVYGDILATMNEHVDAGGNPNEMAEAVYKIIQQEKPKVHYKVGAFMQKFSIVLKRALPDKVYEKMLMNHYKL from the coding sequence ATGAGTAAAGTTGTTTTAATTACCGGCGGATCTTCAGGAATTGGAAAGTCGATTGGAGAGTATTTACATCAAAGAGGTTTCGTGGTCTACGGAACAAGCCGTAATCCTGAAAAGGTACAAAACTCTGTCTTTCCTTTGGTCGCTTTAGACGTTCGTAATACAGATTCTATAAAGTCGGCAGTGGACTATATTATTGCAGCTTCCGGAAGACTGGATGTTGTAATTAATAATGCCGGGGTTGGAATTACCGGACCTTTAGAGGAGATTCCGACGGAGGAAATCAAAAATAATTTTGAAACCAATTTTTTTGGACCAATTGAAGTGATGAAAGCGGTTTTGCCTCAAATGCGAAAGCAAAAATCGGGTTTGATTATCAATGTAACTTCGATTGCAGGTTATATGGGATTGCCGTATCGTAGTGTATATTCGGCTTCAAAAGGAGCTTTAGAATTAATTACCGAAGCTTTACGTATGGAGGTGAAGTCGTTTGGAATTGAAATTACAAATGTGGCACCGGGTGATTTTGCTACAAATATTGCTGCAGGTCGTTATCATGCGCCGGTGGTGAAAGGTTCAGCTTACGAAAAAGTGTATGGCGATATTCTTGCAACGATGAACGAACATGTTGATGCAGGAGGGAATCCGAATGAAATGGCCGAAGCTGTTTATAAAATCATCCAACAGGAAAAACCAAAAGTACATTATAAAGTAGGGGCTTTTATGCAGAAGTTCTCGATTGTTTTAAAACGTGCCTTACCGGATAAAGTTTATGAAAAAATGCTGATGAATCATTATAAGTTGTAA
- a CDS encoding glutaminyl-peptide cyclotransferase, whose translation MKNYNFLTLILLGITLIGCGDTKKGENSLFTIDDSAFPAHFLPQEAISIGVLNPNSKEIDSIAYFVNDKKVGSTKGAEKFKFELKEQRLGYQYLKATVYFGSDFSDATKRVELVSNIEPKLLKYKVINTYPHDKQSFTEGLEFYKDTLYESTGQEGASYLRKYDYKTGKVFKQIDLDKKYFGEGITFINGKLFQLTWQNKTGFIYNANTLKLEKTFAYEKDIEGWGMTNDGKYIYQTDKTEKIWKMDPATQKMTDYVNVYSGTSKIKAINELEWINGKIYTNVWFKDAIAVVNPASGAVEGILDMSGLRKLMTDITKDDVLNGIAYNPKTKTIFVTGKNWSKMFEITVSE comes from the coding sequence ATGAAAAATTATAACTTCCTAACTCTCATTTTATTAGGAATCACATTAATTGGATGTGGAGATACAAAAAAAGGTGAAAATTCTTTGTTTACGATCGATGATTCGGCTTTTCCGGCACATTTTTTACCTCAGGAAGCCATTTCGATCGGTGTTTTAAACCCAAATTCGAAAGAAATCGACAGCATTGCTTACTTTGTAAACGATAAAAAAGTGGGAAGCACTAAAGGTGCGGAAAAATTCAAATTTGAATTAAAAGAACAAAGATTAGGATATCAGTACCTAAAAGCTACCGTTTATTTTGGATCGGATTTCTCAGACGCTACTAAACGCGTGGAACTGGTTTCTAACATCGAACCTAAATTATTAAAATACAAAGTAATCAACACCTATCCACACGACAAACAATCTTTTACTGAAGGATTGGAGTTTTACAAAGACACTTTGTACGAAAGTACCGGTCAGGAAGGAGCTTCTTACTTAAGAAAATACGATTATAAAACCGGAAAAGTTTTCAAACAAATTGATTTAGATAAAAAATACTTTGGAGAAGGAATTACGTTCATCAATGGCAAATTATTTCAGCTGACCTGGCAAAACAAAACAGGTTTCATCTATAATGCCAACACTTTAAAACTGGAGAAAACTTTTGCTTACGAGAAAGATATCGAAGGCTGGGGAATGACGAATGATGGGAAATATATTTATCAAACGGACAAAACAGAAAAAATCTGGAAAATGGACCCTGCAACACAAAAAATGACAGATTACGTCAACGTATACTCAGGAACTTCAAAAATTAAAGCCATTAATGAATTGGAATGGATCAATGGAAAAATCTATACCAACGTTTGGTTTAAGGATGCTATTGCTGTTGTAAACCCTGCTTCCGGAGCCGTTGAAGGAATTCTGGACATGTCAGGATTACGTAAACTTATGACAGACATTACCAAAGATGACGTTTTAAACGGAATTGCTTACAACCCAAAAACTAAAACTATTTTTGTTACCGGTAAAAACTGGAGCAAAATGTTCGAAATTACCGTTTCAGAATAA
- the hutI gene encoding imidazolonepropionase, whose translation MTTLITNIKELLQVRETSIAKVSGAEMAILPTLKNAYLILKDDLIQDYGLMENLPETNADLTIDATGRVVLPTWCDSHTHIVYAGNREQEFVDRINGFSYEEIANRGGGILNSAKKLNETTEEEIYEQSKLRLEEVMHLGTGAVEIKSGYGLTVESELKMLRVIQKLAQNYPIAIKATFLGAHAFPLHYKENKAGYIDEIITKMLPEIAKNKLADYVDAFCETGYFSVEETEKIMEAGIQFGLKPKIHVNQFNSIGGIQAGIKYNALSVDHLEIMNPEDIEALKNTETMPVALPSCSYFLSIPYTPAREMIKAGLPIALATDFNPGSTPSGNMNFVVATACIKMKMTPEEAINAATINGAYAMGISETHGSITKGKKANLILTKPVSSYYQIPYAFGSNLIESVFLEGKILK comes from the coding sequence ATGACGACTCTTATCACAAACATAAAAGAACTGCTTCAGGTTCGTGAAACTTCAATAGCCAAAGTATCAGGAGCAGAAATGGCAATACTTCCAACGCTGAAAAATGCCTATTTAATTCTAAAAGACGATCTGATTCAGGATTACGGCCTGATGGAAAATCTTCCGGAAACCAATGCCGATCTGACAATAGATGCAACTGGACGAGTTGTATTGCCTACTTGGTGCGACAGTCATACCCACATTGTATACGCAGGTAATCGCGAGCAGGAATTTGTAGACCGAATCAATGGATTTTCGTATGAAGAAATTGCAAATCGTGGTGGCGGAATTCTGAACTCGGCTAAAAAACTCAATGAAACCACTGAAGAGGAAATCTACGAACAATCGAAACTTCGTTTAGAAGAAGTCATGCATTTGGGAACCGGAGCTGTAGAAATTAAATCGGGTTACGGACTAACTGTCGAAAGTGAGCTCAAAATGCTTCGCGTAATTCAAAAATTAGCTCAGAATTATCCAATTGCCATAAAAGCAACGTTTCTAGGAGCACATGCCTTCCCTTTACACTACAAAGAAAACAAAGCGGGTTATATTGATGAAATCATCACCAAAATGCTGCCTGAAATTGCCAAAAATAAACTGGCTGATTATGTAGATGCCTTTTGTGAAACCGGCTATTTCTCTGTTGAAGAAACCGAAAAAATCATGGAGGCCGGAATTCAATTTGGATTAAAACCTAAAATTCATGTCAACCAATTCAATTCTATTGGCGGAATACAGGCTGGAATCAAATACAACGCCCTTTCAGTGGATCATCTTGAAATTATGAACCCGGAAGACATTGAGGCTTTAAAAAACACCGAAACGATGCCTGTTGCTTTACCATCCTGTTCTTATTTTTTAAGCATTCCTTACACTCCGGCTCGTGAAATGATAAAAGCTGGCCTGCCAATTGCGCTGGCTACAGACTTTAACCCTGGCTCTACTCCATCCGGAAACATGAACTTTGTCGTTGCAACAGCTTGTATTAAAATGAAAATGACTCCCGAAGAAGCTATAAATGCCGCCACCATAAATGGTGCCTACGCGATGGGAATTTCTGAAACACATGGAAGTATAACCAAAGGCAAAAAAGCCAATCTGATCCTTACAAAACCCGTTTCCTCTTACTATCAAATTCCTTATGCTTTTGGAAGCAATCTAATCGAAAGTGTTTTTCTTGAAGGAAAAATTCTAAAATAA
- a CDS encoding formimidoylglutamase, with amino-acid sequence MEKLIPFTVNDLAKITNHRSGEIKFGEKMIVIPKGVDKIQFLKESEAKYVLFGIPEDIGVRANYGRPGAASAWESAMKSIANIQHNRFSKGSQIIVLGQLDVATEMRDVKDLDFNDIDDRSKLSQLVEKIDKEVSHIIFTLIKAGKTPIIIGGGHNNAYGNIKGSALAKGKPINAINFDAHSDFRILEGRHSGNGFSYAYEEGFLKKYFIFGLHENYTSKSVLDIIKKLEDRVRYNTYDSVGIRREKDFDREMALALEFIRTDSFGIEIDLDALPNIASSAMTISGFSVEQVRQFISFFGQHKNATYLHICEGAPDLADSPNNNLIGKLIGYLVTDFIKANNEKI; translated from the coding sequence ATGGAGAAACTAATTCCTTTTACTGTTAATGATTTAGCAAAAATTACCAATCACAGAAGTGGTGAAATAAAATTCGGAGAGAAAATGATCGTCATTCCTAAAGGAGTTGACAAGATCCAGTTTCTTAAAGAAAGTGAAGCTAAATATGTCCTTTTCGGAATTCCTGAAGATATTGGCGTACGTGCCAATTATGGCAGACCGGGAGCAGCATCGGCATGGGAAAGTGCCATGAAAAGTATTGCTAACATTCAGCACAATCGTTTTTCTAAAGGCAGTCAGATTATCGTTTTAGGACAGTTGGATGTTGCTACGGAAATGCGCGATGTCAAAGATCTTGACTTCAATGATATCGACGACCGATCAAAGCTTAGTCAGTTAGTCGAAAAAATAGACAAAGAGGTTTCACACATTATCTTTACCCTCATAAAAGCAGGAAAAACACCTATCATTATTGGAGGCGGACACAACAATGCTTACGGAAATATAAAGGGATCGGCTTTAGCCAAAGGAAAACCAATTAACGCTATCAATTTTGATGCGCATTCTGATTTTAGAATTCTTGAAGGACGTCACAGTGGTAACGGTTTTTCGTATGCCTACGAAGAAGGTTTCTTAAAAAAATACTTCATTTTTGGTCTGCACGAAAACTATACTTCTAAAAGCGTTTTAGATATTATCAAAAAACTCGAAGACCGTGTTCGTTATAATACGTATGACAGCGTCGGCATTCGCAGGGAAAAAGATTTTGACAGAGAAATGGCTCTGGCTTTAGAATTCATCAGAACAGATTCTTTCGGAATCGAAATCGATTTGGATGCTCTTCCAAACATTGCCAGCAGCGCTATGACCATCAGTGGCTTTTCGGTAGAACAAGTACGTCAGTTTATTTCCTTTTTCGGACAGCATAAAAACGCGACCTATCTGCATATTTGTGAAGGCGCTCCTGATTTAGCCGATTCTCCAAACAACAATTTAATTGGCAAGCTAATAGGTTATTTAGTAACTGATTTTATTAAAGCGAATAACGAAAAAATCTAA
- a CDS encoding DEAD/DEAH box helicase yields MLFEDLSLSKSIQKAVFEEGYLNPTPIQEQSIPIVLSGRDLIGCAQTGTGKTAAFAIPIIHQLHRIVGSSKKAKQVRALIVTPTRELAVQIGQSFDTYAKYTNLTQLTIFGGVSQNPQVDALKNGIDILVATPGRLLDLHKQGFLNLDHLHTLVLDEADQMLDMGFINDVKKIVKLTPKNRQTLLFSATMPLAIRELAEMFLKDPEKVEVSPVSSTAETVEQRIYFVEKTEKRNLLYHLIKNENLSNVLVFSRTKHGADNVVKALRKKDIPAEAIHGDKSQNARQRVLDAFKNKEVGVLVATDIAARGIDIDQLPFVINFDLPNIPETYVHRIGRTGRAGNGGIAISFCGKDEQPYWKDIQKLIKVDVKTITDHPYPWHSGSPGATDEKPRNSNRSGGAHKSRKSNASKQNKKRWY; encoded by the coding sequence ATGTTATTCGAAGATCTGTCACTCTCAAAAAGTATACAAAAAGCCGTATTTGAAGAAGGTTACTTAAATCCTACCCCAATTCAGGAACAATCGATCCCGATCGTTTTGTCAGGAAGAGATTTAATTGGCTGTGCACAAACCGGTACCGGAAAAACAGCAGCATTTGCTATTCCAATCATACATCAATTACACCGAATTGTAGGCTCATCCAAAAAAGCCAAACAAGTCCGTGCTCTTATAGTTACTCCTACACGCGAATTAGCGGTTCAGATTGGACAAAGTTTTGACACTTATGCCAAATATACCAACTTGACACAATTGACCATTTTTGGAGGGGTTTCACAAAATCCTCAGGTAGACGCTCTAAAAAATGGAATTGACATTTTAGTTGCAACCCCAGGCCGTTTGCTTGATTTACACAAACAGGGATTCCTGAATCTTGATCATTTACACACTTTAGTTCTGGATGAAGCCGATCAGATGCTGGACATGGGTTTTATCAATGATGTCAAAAAAATTGTAAAACTGACTCCTAAAAACAGGCAAACTTTATTGTTCTCTGCCACCATGCCGCTTGCCATCCGCGAACTGGCTGAAATGTTTTTGAAAGACCCTGAAAAAGTAGAAGTTTCACCTGTTTCATCAACAGCTGAAACGGTTGAGCAGCGCATTTACTTTGTAGAAAAAACAGAGAAAAGAAATTTATTGTATCATTTAATCAAAAATGAAAATCTGTCTAATGTTCTGGTTTTTTCAAGAACCAAACATGGTGCTGACAATGTGGTAAAAGCGCTTCGCAAAAAAGACATTCCTGCCGAGGCTATTCACGGAGATAAATCTCAAAATGCCAGACAGCGTGTTTTAGATGCGTTTAAAAACAAAGAAGTTGGTGTGCTTGTTGCGACAGATATTGCTGCAAGAGGAATCGATATTGACCAATTGCCTTTTGTTATTAATTTTGATTTGCCTAACATTCCGGAGACTTATGTGCACAGAATTGGACGTACGGGTCGTGCCGGAAACGGAGGAATTGCCATTTCATTTTGCGGAAAAGACGAGCAGCCTTACTGGAAAGATATTCAAAAATTAATAAAGGTAGATGTAAAAACCATTACCGATCATCCTTACCCATGGCATTCGGGAAGTCCGGGAGCGACGGATGAAAAACCCAGAAACTCAAACCGAAGCGGTGGTGCTCATAAATCAAGAAAATCAAATGCTTCTAAACAAAATAAAAAACGCTGGTACTAA